In Sulfurimonas hongkongensis, a single genomic region encodes these proteins:
- the rfbB gene encoding dTDP-glucose 4,6-dehydratase: protein MLSSKNILVTGCAGFIGSNFVPYFLDKYPEYNIINLDLLTYAGDLENLRECEDNPNYKFITGNICNRELVEFIFREYDINGVIHFAAESHVDNSIKNPGLFIETNVNGTFTLLDVAKEYWMYEPFNYKERYKDARFHHISTDEVYGTLNETDLFTEKTPYAPNSPYSASKASSDMIVRSYQETFGMNTVITNCSNNYGPKQHDEKLIPTIIRKALAGKSIPIYGDGKNVRDWLYVLDHCKGIDLVYHTGKEGNVYNIGGRNERTNLEIANKICEILDEKYPRLKCHTKRDSVLEQEMTTTSHPELDSGSSYKELITFIEDRAGHDRRYAIDATKLESELGWRADEDFNSGIVKTVEWYLEKLELNNV, encoded by the coding sequence ATGCTAAGTAGTAAAAACATTTTAGTAACAGGGTGTGCGGGTTTTATCGGAAGTAATTTTGTACCCTACTTTTTAGATAAGTACCCAGAGTACAACATCATAAACCTTGACTTGCTAACATACGCAGGTGACTTAGAAAATCTAAGAGAGTGTGAGGACAACCCTAATTACAAGTTTATAACAGGTAATATCTGCAACCGTGAACTAGTTGAATTTATATTTAGAGAGTATGATATAAATGGTGTTATTCACTTTGCAGCAGAGAGCCATGTTGATAACTCCATCAAAAATCCAGGTCTATTTATAGAGACAAATGTAAATGGAACTTTCACACTTTTAGATGTAGCTAAAGAGTACTGGATGTATGAACCTTTTAATTATAAAGAGAGATATAAAGATGCAAGATTCCACCATATCTCAACAGATGAAGTCTACGGAACACTAAACGAAACAGATCTCTTTACAGAGAAGACTCCATATGCCCCAAACTCTCCATACTCAGCATCTAAAGCATCAAGCGACATGATAGTTAGAAGCTACCAAGAGACTTTTGGAATGAACACAGTTATAACAAACTGCTCTAACAACTATGGACCAAAACAGCACGATGAAAAACTCATCCCTACTATTATTAGAAAAGCACTAGCTGGCAAGAGTATTCCAATATACGGAGATGGCAAAAATGTTCGTGACTGGCTCTATGTACTTGACCACTGTAAAGGAATAGACTTAGTTTATCATACAGGTAAAGAGGGTAATGTTTATAACATTGGTGGGAGAAATGAAAGAACTAATCTTGAGATAGCAAATAAAATATGTGAGATATTAGATGAAAAATATCCACGTTTGAAATGCCATACAAAAAGAGATTCCGTGTTAGAGCAAGAAATGACGACAACCAGTCATCCTGAACTTGATTCAGGATCTAGCTATAAAGAACTTATAACTTTTATAGAAGATAGGGCTGGGCACGACAGACGCTATGCTATAGATGCTACTAAGCTAGAGAGTGAACTAGGTTGGAGAGCTGATGAAGACTTTAATAGTGGAATAGTTAAGACCGTTGAGTGGTATTTAGAAAAATTGGAGTTAAATAATGTATGA
- the rfbD gene encoding dTDP-4-dehydrorhamnose reductase, translated as MLNILVTGSNGQLGSEIRELINEIPSQAENDGELTSFCAPTRNLAENNEHYFFFTDKTTLDISDKEAVNKFIDMNKINIIINCAAYTAVDKAQTDEKNADAINHQAVKNLAQISKEKSIKLIHISTDYVFDGTNHKPYKEDNATAPKSIYGKTKLAGEKALQAINPKNSIIIRTSWVYSSFGANFVKTMLSLAKNRDELSVVYDQVGTPTYARDLAKTILEIVPKVKNENVEIYHYSNEGVLSWYDFAKEIMKMTKRECTIHPIESFKYPTPAPRPHFSILNKSKIKKDFDINIPFYKDSLDECLKVLGERR; from the coding sequence ATGCTTAATATTTTAGTAACAGGAAGTAATGGTCAGTTAGGTTCTGAGATAAGAGAGTTAATAAATGAGATTCCCAGTCAAGCTGAGAATGATGGAGAACTTACGTCATTTTGTGCTCCGACACGGAATCTAGCTGAGAATAATGAACATTACTTTTTTTTTACAGACAAAACGACACTAGATATTTCAGATAAAGAAGCTGTTAATAAGTTTATTGATATGAATAAGATAAACATCATCATAAACTGTGCAGCTTATACAGCAGTAGACAAAGCCCAGACAGATGAAAAAAATGCAGATGCTATAAATCATCAGGCAGTTAAGAATTTAGCACAAATCTCTAAAGAGAAAAGCATTAAACTTATTCATATCTCAACTGACTATGTATTTGATGGAACAAATCACAAACCATATAAAGAGGATAACGCTACAGCACCAAAATCAATCTATGGGAAAACTAAACTTGCTGGAGAAAAAGCCCTACAAGCTATAAACCCAAAAAATTCCATTATCATAAGAACTTCATGGGTTTACTCTTCTTTTGGAGCAAACTTTGTAAAAACTATGCTCTCTCTTGCTAAGAACAGAGATGAGTTAAGTGTTGTTTATGATCAAGTTGGAACTCCTACATATGCTAGAGATTTGGCTAAGACTATCTTAGAAATAGTTCCAAAAGTAAAAAATGAAAATGTAGAGATTTACCACTACTCAAATGAAGGTGTCCTCTCTTGGTATGATTTTGCAAAAGAGATTATGAAGATGACAAAAAGAGAGTGTACCATCCATCCTATAGAGAGCTTTAAATACCCTACACCAGCGCCAAGACCACACTTTAGCATCTTAAACAAATCAAAAATAAAAAAAGATTTTGACATAAATATTCCTTTTTACAAAGATAGCTTAGATGAGTGTTTAAAAGTTTTAGGAGAGAGAAGATGA